A single window of Cottoperca gobio chromosome 9, fCotGob3.1, whole genome shotgun sequence DNA harbors:
- the gdnfb gene encoding glial cell line-derived neurotrophic factor → MKLWDSLTTCLILLSAVHASRLLRNRPQSTSTKRRGRAADSPLELPPVQIRLSVTSPDISRAEADTADWAETLAEGETYTMEEPTPNEFEDIVDLIKVTIGRTRRTSSSTVSSSSSSTTSSASKEDLSSRARHRRERKKVASQKSGGGRGRARGGETGRKVRGGGGNGRGQGCVLKRMHLNVTDLGLGYSSSEEMIFRYCSGPCRKSETNYDKILHNLAHNRRFPPKDAPPQACCRPIAFDDDLSFLDDNLVYHIVRKHSARKCGCV, encoded by the exons ATGAAGTTATGGGATAGCCTGACCACTTGTTTGATACTGCTGAGTGCCGTGCACGCCAGTCGGCTGCTCCGGAACCGACCGCAGTCCACGTCCACCAAGAGGAGAGGGCGCGCCGCCGACAGTCCCCTGGAACTCCCGCCGGTTCAGATTCGCCTGTCTGTCACTTCCCCGGACATAAGCCGCGCTGAGGCGGATACAGCGGACTGGGCAGAGACTCTGGCTGAAGGAGAAACAT ACACCATGGAGGAACCAACCCCGAACGAGTTTGAAGACATAGTGGATTTGATCAAAGTGACCATCGGTAGAACACGTCGCACCTCCTCATCCACCGTGTCCTCATCTagctcctccaccacctcctccgccTCCAAAGAAGACCTGAGCAGCAGGGCTCGACacagaagggagaggaagaaggttGCGAGCCAgaagagtggaggaggaagaggaagagctaGAGGAGGGGAGACAGGGAGGAAGGTTAGGGGAGGAGGAGGTAACGGACGAGGGCAGGGCTGTGTGCTTAAACGGATGCACCTCAATGTGACGGACCTCGGTCTGGGTTACAGCTCCAGCGAGGAAATGATATTCAGGTACTGCTCCGGACCCTGCAGGAAGTCCGAGACCAACTACGACAAAATCCTTCACAACCTCGCTCACAACAGGAGGTTTCCTCCTAAAGACGCGCCCCCTCAGGCTTGCTGTCGGCCAATAGCGTTTGACGATGACCTCTCGTTTCTGGACGACAACCTGGTCTACCACATCGTGAGGAAGCACTCTGCAAGGAAATGTGGTTGCGTGTAG